The Panthera leo isolate Ple1 chromosome D1, P.leo_Ple1_pat1.1, whole genome shotgun sequence region ACTAGAAGAGATGAATGGAGCaaggtttgggggagggaaggtATACATGGACctcccatgccctctccaggtgcAATGGCCTCCCGGCACCTTGACGTGCTCATGACCTGGAAGCTCTCTGTTCTCTGTCATTTAAGGGATTTTATGGAGGTGCCATTATGCAGGCATGACTgatcaaggtcatgatctcacagctggtgagtttgagccccgtgtcgggctctgtgctgccagctcggagcctggagcctgctttggcttctgtgtctccctctctctctccacccctcccccactcacattctgtctctgtctctctcaaaaataaataaacatttaaaaaaaatcacagatagAGACAATGACATCCATCTTGAGGGATTTTCAAGATCCAAAGAGAGTGTTGTCTGCCTGTCAGAGCAGGGAGAATACTGATAGGAATCTGAAAGGAGTCCGTGAAACTGATGGGCTTCCTGTCTAGTTCTCAGTTGTCTAAGGCAgcaaaaatataatgtaataatgatcTCTTATTGTCCAATGTATCGCAATGTGCCCAGGACTTTACTGATCCTAAGGGGCCATGGTCTTATGTTCTAAGTCCCTGGATTTGactgggcagaggcagaggagcaTGGGAAAGGGACAGTGAAGaccatggggtgggggcagtggggggggggagtgggggagggagggtggagaaggAAAGCAATGTTTGCTGAGTGCTTCATATATGACAGGCCCAGCACAATCATCTCCTTTTTATCGGTGAGGAAACTGACCTTGGAATAATGAAATGATTTGTTCCAATTCACAAACTCTGGCTCCTAAAGTCTTGGCCTTACTCCCAAACTTCTCTTGTGGTTTCCCAAGTGATAGGGATGTTAAGAGCATCTTTATTCTTAGCATTTGGTCTTTCatcccagttcctgacacagaacTCCTAAATCCTTCAGCATTTCCTGGGCGATTTCTAATGCGATGACTCTTGATAGACTGCCAGATAGCTTCAGGGTGGGGGCTTAGAAGCTCAGAACTTTCCGTGCCTGTCTCATCCtccggggaggagagaggagctaGAGATTGAGTTAATAATCGATCGCAATTACATGGTGAAGCCTCCATGAAAGTCCCTACAGTATGGGGTCTGAGAGGGCTTCCCAGTTGGTAAACACATTCATGTGCTGGCTGGGTGGTACATCCCAACTCCACGGGAACAGAAGCTTCTGTGCTCGAGCCCCTTCAGGACCTTGCTGCTCATCTGTTCATTCTCCTTTATTATATCCTCTATTATATAACCAGTATGTGTATTTGTCTGACTTCTGTgaacaatttttgtgtgtgtgaacaaaTTATtgaacaaaaaaaccccaagaataTTGAACCTGAGGAGGGGATCGTGGGAATTCCCAATTTGTAGCCACATCGGACATAAGTATGGGTAACCTCAGGACCCACTACTTGAGATTGGCtcctgccggggggggggggggaatctcgTGGCACTGAGCCCTTAACCAGTGGGATCTGATGTTAACTATAGGTAGTATCAGAATCAAttgttggggggtgcctgggtggcttagtcggttgaacgtctgacacttggtttcggctcaggtcatgatctcacagttcatgagattgagctccgcgctaggctccgtgctgagagcgtggagcctgattgaggttctctctccctctctctccctcctctgcacgcgctctctttctctcaaaataaacaaataaacttaaaaaaaaaaaaaaagaatagatggtCGGACACCTGGCTAATGTTGGAGAATTGGCTGGTGTAGGAAGGAAAACCCCCACCCATTTGATGTCAGAAATTTTGTGAGTAGAGTGTAAAGGAAACAGAACTTTTCCCTTTTAGCGGGgcaagaaaattccaagcagagaAACTTGGAGGGAGTGAAAAGCAGGAATGAGTGGGCTTGGGGTCTGTGTGAGGACCAGGAGAATTTCAGGGGCTGTCTAGGGTCTAGGGGGTGAGGGGTCACAGAAGAGGCTTAAAAAGGAAGTAGGGCTGAATGGAAGGCTATCGGAGGCTGAGCGGCTTGCATTTTTATCTCACGCTATTGGCTAGCTGTTAGCAAGGGATTGGCCCAGCATCAGTTCTATGTTTTGGCAAGATCACTTTGGCTGAAACATGGAGAATGAATGGGAATGGGATCGATTAagtcaggggttggcaaactacagctgGTTGGCATGTTTTTGTACCCATTGTAAGTTAAGAatgggtttttcatttttaaatggtaaaaaaaagatacaaaaatcaagaggaataatattttgtgacacatgaacATTATGTGCAATTCAAATCtcagtggaatttaaataaagttttattggaacacagccatgctcatttgcTTATGtattgtttatggctgcttttgccTAACAACAGAAGAATTGAATAGTTGGGACAGAGACTATAATACATAAGTATCTACATAATATCCTTAATTTTGCCTCTTGGTCCACagagcctaaaacatttactatctggcGCTTTATAGAGAAAGTTTGTTAACCCCTGAATTAAAGGACTCTTGCACGAGGATGCTGACAGTGGGGATGGAGAGCACTGGCTGAATTTGGGAACTGTTTGGGAGCTGGACTGACCAACTGGGTACAAGGAATGAAAAGGAGGAGTCCAAGATGACTCCCAGATTTCTGGATTGAGCGCTGCATGGGTGGTGATGGCCAGGAACTCTAGGAGAGGGGGGAATGGAGGAAGTAGAGGGGCCAGAAGGGAGAGTGACAGTAATTTTCAGGCCTCTTTTGTGTGATAGTCTGATTCCCGGAGTCGGGCAGATTGTGTGTGTTACAAGGGTGCTAAGAACAAGGACATCATCTCCAAGTTTTTAGCATTTGAGGCTGGTGTGGGGCACTTGGCATTCAAAAGCGTTTTGTGCTGTAAAGGTGTGCAGGCATAGCTGTCTGAATGTCCGGTTGGGTCAGCATCTGTTCTGTAAAATCAGAGCCAGCCTccaagaaaggaaactgaggcttcctAAAGGCACTGCGAGAACGTGGGGCTGCTCTGGTTGCGGAGTCTCCTGCTTGCCTGGTGAAGCTGGTGTAGAGGAGAGAGGTCGGGCCTGCCTCCACAGGTTTAGCGTGGTCGCCAAGCGAACTGATCCTTCCGGGGCCCTGGGTTCCTGCCGAGGTGTGGGGGCAGTTACCGAGGTGGCCAAGACCATCATTGGCCCCCGTGGTCCTGTTCTCTGGGAAGCAGCCAGGCAGGTTCTAAGCGCCGTGATTCTCGGCAGGGCTATTCCCTCGGTTGCCCGCAGATGGCGCTAAAGTAACACGATGGGAAGGCGGGGTGGCCGGGAGGGGGCAgtggcaggaggggtggggaggcgggggagagtcctgccccttccccgggcCTGCTCCAACCTGGTAGGGGAGGAGGTGACATTCACAGAGCCACCTCATTCTTTCTCTACTTCCCGTTCACGTATGACAGCCTTGTTTCTGGGGCCAAGAAGGACTCCCTccgcggtgtgtgtgtgtgtgtgtgtgtgtgtgtatatgtgtgtgcgcgcgcgcgcacaatGTTTGGGGTGGACTGATGCCATGTCCAGCCACTGAGCCTCCCGTCAGGCTCAAGTCATTTCCTCCACCTTCTGGCAGCTGGGTCTGAAGGAATCTTGCTTCAGAGGCTTGCAGGGCCCAGGCCCCATTTCTGGGATGATGCCTTCCAGGACTGCACACCCTCCTCCAACCCAGGCTTGCCCCGTGATACTCCTTTCTTCAAGCCCGGTTTCTTCCccctggctggggggtggggtggggtgggggaagggactcTGGACTCTGTGAAACCCCTGCTGCAGGTGGAGGGAAAGGTGTGGGTCTGGAAGCACTTGGTTTCCGGCCTTTACCTGAGAACAGCCTCATCCTGGGGTAACACTGCTCACAGAGCCGTGGAGATGCTTTCTTTTTAGTCTGTCTCGGCCTCTTCACTCTTCAGCGAGGAACTCATTCCCCTTTCagagatgaggacactgaaaatAAGAGGGTTGCCTGGGGTTGTGTGGTGAGGGGGGGCATGGGCAGGTAGGACCTGTGCCTGGGATAAAGGATGGAGTATGAACTGCTAACCCCATTCCTAATGCAAATACCAGCTCTGTCCTCCCACTCTTGGCTCCCAGCAGGAGCTCAGGCCAATCGGATTCCAggattttcccaacaccactcaGGCTTCCTGGGTCTCTCCACCACCAGGACTTTAGTTCCAGTGCCTTCAGCACAGGGCAGGGCATTTAACCCTAAAGGGGGTTCAGGGCCATTAGGGAGCAGTGGCGAGGGAGGGGTGCTCCCAGAGTCTAGAGCTGATGCCCAGAAACCTATGCTGGAGGGAGAGGGGTCTAGGGTCAGTGTCCTGGGGCCACTCTCCACGGTGCTGTGCTCCTGTCAGCTCCTGGCCAGCCTGTCCCATCCACCTCTTCTGTGCATTGCCCCTGCCCATAGTGTTGGCAGCTTCTTTTCCAAATTcttcggggggcacctgggtggctcagtgggttaaacatccgacttcagctcaggtcatgatcttgtgactcATGAGTTCGAACTccgcttcggactctgtgctgacagctcagagcctggagcctgcctcggattctgtgtctccctctctctctgcccctcccccactcgcattctttctctttctttctctctctctctctcaaaaataaataaacatgaaaaataattaaaaaaaaaaaaagggcttcgGGAAGTCCCGACAGCTGTGTGTGGCGTGAACTTTCATTCCCTCTCTGCAAGCGTTTAGCCCCCACCCAGGACCTCATTCCTCTGGCTAGCCTTCCTCCAACTTCAGCCTGCATCAGAACACCCGGAAGGCTCAATGAAGCACATGgctagagtttctgattcagtaaatcTGGGGTGACCCTGAGGACCTCTAGTTCTAACAAGGTCCTGGGTGATACTAATGTTACCGGTCAGGACTACTGTGCCTTCAAGGATTAACTCAGGGGGTCTGGGTTGTCCAAACCCTGGTCATTCCAAAGGAAGGTTTGGCCCTTAGCTGGCTCCTGGGAGATCACCCCTAAACCCTTGGAATATTCTGCCTGATGAGCGTATCTTTGCATACCTACGGGCTTTGGGCCTTGTGGTATCAGATTAACCtctggaggggctggagactaAGTAACTGGAGTCAGCCATGCTTACACGAGCAGTTTCCAGTAGAAATATTGGACACCAAGGCTCAGGTAGGCTTTCTGGCAAGCAAACCTTCATGCATGTTGTCACATGTGGGCGAATTAAGTGCTGTCCCCATGACTCCACTGGGAGAGGACAACTGGAAGCTTGTCTCTTTTGGATTCAGCCCTATGTACGATTAGCTTTTGctggttttaatttatatcattaaaaaaaaaagattttaagtaatctctatagccattgtggggctcgaactcccaaccccaagatcaagagccaaatgcttctccaactgagccagcgaggcgccCCTAATTTATATCCTTTTTACTATAATAAATTATAACCATGAGTGTAACAGTTTTGCTGAGTTCTGGGTATCTTTCTAGTGAATCCTTGAACCTAAGGGTGGTCTTGAGGACCCCCAGTGGTAACCagactttgagaaccactactctaCGCTGTGGGACTAACCTCTCTGCGCTTCCTTTGTTTTAGGCTTTAGGGCTCCCCTAATCAATGAAATGCGTTAGAACCTGGCCTGAGGGTCACCTTTATGGAGTGCTTTGGCCTGGCGCCCCATCTCCATAGTCCAGGGGTCAGGAGGCTGTGAATTGCCTGGAAGCCTGAGTGTTGCTTGGTAGGGTAACCCTGAATCGTCCTCCTGGGTCACTGGGCCTTGGTCTCCCCATCTATAAATAGGGCTTTGGAGCAGTTCCGCTCTCCCTGGGTGTAACAGGGCCCCCGGAGCAGCCACATATGGCAAAGCTGATAAAAAATATGCTGGGCTATGGGCAAGGGCAGTTTATTTCACCTGGCCTCCCTACTTCCGGTATCCAGGCCTGCCCATTACAGCCCTACTCACCTGAGCCGGGGCCCCCGGGGTGCTGGGGCCCACAGGTTTCAGTAGATCCAGCCACTCAGTGCTGCCCCCTCCTGGGACCACCCTCAGGACAGTGGCCCACACTCCATGATCCTTGGGCCCTCCCTGTCCCATTCTGCCCTGGTCTAAGACCAGGCCCTGGATCCACACAGGGAAGTAGGCCCCATTGCGCCCACTAGTCACGTGGCTTTATTCACAGACTCAGCACTTGctgaggatggaaggaaagaacatTTGGGGTCAGGCTGGGCCTGGAGATAAGGGCGGCTGGGAGGCCATGCATGGTCGGACTGGGAGCTCACAGGAGAGGACCGGTGGGCCGGGCCAGGCCTGTGCGGGGCAGGCCGGAGGCAGGCAGCATGCGGGAGGCCTGGCTAGAGCTGCACGGAGCAGATCCATCCAGGTGGTGgctgtgagccggggagggagggactgagggCATAGGTGTGGGGCTGGACAGCAGGGacccctgcccctcactcccaGGGAAACTACATAGTGGGACAATCAGGACTCCCGATGCCTGGTCCTGCGGCTGCCTTGGGACTTGGTGTGTGACTAGCCCATCTGGTCTCTTCTGGTGTCATTGTCCTGCTGATGCTTAGACATTTGCCTTGGGGTGACCCACATAGGGACACTCTGGGGACATTTTCAGGGAGGCTGGACAATCCCGGAGAGTGTGCCTAGGGCCCCGGCAGAGTGGGctgtgcctggggaggggagggggatccCTGCTCCCTGAGAGGCAAGCTTGCCATCGCCCCAGGGGGTGCCGTCTCCCACAATCTGGGCCAGCCCCCTGGGGCCAGAGATGACTGAAATGTAAACCTTCTTTCTCCTGACCCGCCCCACTGGCTCCCTAACAGACTTCCTGCCTGAAGGCAAACAAGGGAtccaaagcctggagcctcctcccccagccttctTCCTGGTGAAGAGCCTATTCCCACCCAGCAGGGAACAGAAAAACCAGTTCCCCGGGTTCATTCCCTGGCTGGAAAGAGCTAAGTTTGGAAAGGTGGCAGGGTCTCTCTGGGCTGTTCAGGAAGGTGACCTAGGGGCCTGCGAAGCCCGGCGAGGGCTGAGCAGGGCCCTGGGTCTGAGGTCGCAGCCCCTGCCCGCTTTCCACCCGGCTCTCCCGGGGACTGGGGTGGCGGGGTGCAGGTGAGGGGCCATCAGCATTGGCGGGACGGGGTGCGGTGCACGGAACCAGGGCGCTTGGGGATCTTGCGCCAGCGACGCTTGTCCCAGCGGCAGAGCAGCAGCAGGCGGAAGGTGTCCCGGAAGGCTTTGTTGCAGAGTGCGTAGCACATGGGGTTGATGGTGCTGTTGACATAGCACAGCCAGTAGCCCAGCTCCCACAGGGTCTCGGGAACGCAGTTCTTGCAGAAGGTGGATACCAGCACCATGATGTTGTATGGTGTCCAGGTGAGGATGAAGGCCAGCAGAATGGCACTCAGGGTCCGAGCCGCCTTCTTCTCCTTGACCAACGAGAAGGTCTTCCTCTTGGCCAGCTGCTCCTTCCCGCGGGGCTTCTGGCCCTTGCCTGCTCGCTCACGCCCCTTCCGGGTGGGCCTCTTGACCGTATTGGGGGAGCTCCGGGGGGGCTGCTTGGCGGGGGCCTGCGCCTCGGGGTCCACCATGGGCATCTTGATCACCACCTCGGAGCCAGGCTCCTCACCCTCCGAGGATGTGAGGGACTCCATGGAGCCTTcgtcctcttcctcttcttccttccagctGTAGGCCTGCAGCAGCCTGGGGGCCCGGCAGCAGCGACAGCAGCGCCCCGGAGGGGTCTCCGGTGAGCCCTCAGTCCCCCGCTGGGACCGCtctgagctgctgctgctgccgcccccCTTACCGGGCGTCTCAGAGCCCTGCAGGGCCGCCAGCTCCCGGGCCCGGTTCTCCGTCTCCCGGTAGATGCGCCAGTAGAGCGTGCACATGACCGTGACGGGGAGGTAGAAGGCGGCCATGGCTGTGCCAAAGGTGATGATGGGCTGGGAGAGGAACTGGATGTAGCACTGCCCGGCCAGCACCGTCCGCTCCCCTACCAGGTACTGCCAGAAGAGGATGGCTGGGGCCCAGAGGATGAAGGAAACCAGCCAGGCCAGGCCGATCATCAGGGCCGCCCGGCGGGGCGTGCGCTTGGCTCGATAGCTCAGGGGCCGGGTCACGGAGAAGTAGCGGTCGAAACTGATGAGCAGCAGGTTCATGACGGAGGCATTGCTAGCCACGTAGTCCAGGGCCAGCCAGAGGTCGCAGGCCAGTGTGCCCAGAGCCCAGTGGCCCATGAGCAGGTACGTGGTATAGAGGTTCATGGAGAAGGTACCGATGATGAGGTCAGCACAGGCCAGGCTGAGCAGGAAGTAGTTGTTGACTGTCTTGAGCTCAGTGTTGACCTTGAAGGAGATGAGGACCAGCAGGTTGCCCGTCACTGTGGCCAGTGACAGGAGGCCCGTGGTGATCCCAATGAAGGCCACTTGCCAGGGACCCTTTCCCGGTGCCAGAACCGTGATGTTGGGGCTGACGGCGGGTGGGGCCGAGGTATTCATGGTGGCCGGGTGGGGCTGGGCGGGCAGCCCCTTTCTCTAGTCACACTACAGGGCTTCCTCAGGGGGAGGTCATCACCTGAAAAGAGAGGACATGGCCTTCGGTTGGGCTGCCGGTCGTCTCTGACAGCTCGGGGTGCAAGGTGCCGGGaacccagcctctgcctcctcaGATCTTTAGGCGAGACAGCCTCCCCTTTTCCCACCAGTGGCCCCACACAGTCATTTATAACGCACCTTCCCAGCCATGACTGGATGTGCCAGCggcactggggggagggggcttggaATCCAGAGATCAGAGTCCCCCTTCAGACTCCGAGCCTCGATTTTCTCATCGGGAAATTGCTGCTAATTCTTGCCTTGCTTAACTCACGTGGCAGGAGTTGGGAGACTCGCTTTGTATACACCACTGCCAAATTTTCAAAGCACTTCACTCAATTTTATTAAAGCTCTCATTTACCAGGGAGTTACTACCAGCCAGACACAGCACTAAGTGCTTCATTGAATTACCTAATTTAACTGTCGTACATCTCTGGGACGCAGGTCTCTTATGATCCCCATTTCACTGAGGCAACCGTGGCTCTGAGCAGCTACATAAACCTGGCCCCCAGTGACAGAGGAGGTGAGTCTGATTAGgacctgcttctctttcttactCTGAGCATGTAGAGCGTCAGTGGGATTCTTCCATCGAATAAGATGGGAAGGCGAGGGAGGAAGATAAGGGGACAGAGGTGTATGTTAGTGTGTCTGCTGGTTTCcctgtgcgcgcgtgtgtgtctgtgtgtgtgcgtgtgacagagatagagaaagagagagagagagaaggaaggcagcGTTTGAAGCTGGATCAGATCCTCCATGAGGGCAGCCGGGTAAGTTGTGCTGGGCCCGACTGCTCGCCTGGTGGTAAAAAGCCTGGAGTGAAAGCAGGCAGCGGGGACGAGGGCCTCAGCTCCCAGGTAGGCAGGGGTCTGGCCCCAGCTGAGGTGTGGGAGGCCCCTTCTATTTCCCTGCTCTGTTCCCGAGTCCAAACTGAGTGGGGAACGGCAAGGGCAAAGGGAAGATCCCCCACATTTTTCTTGAGCCTGGAGTCCAGCCCAGGCACCAAAGGTGGGTAAAGGGAAAACCCTTTCTCAGCAACCTACTGGCTGGGAAGGAGGCCCCCGCAGCTCAGCCGTGGCCTTGCTGCTGTATGTTTTGGCTGGTTCCTTCCTGTTCTGGGGCTCAGGTGTCCATCTGTCCATCGAAGAGCTGGGGTCTCCTCCCACCTGCAGCTGTGGCCTCAGGGACCGTATCATTGGAAAAActccagggtacctgggtgggtcagttggttaagcgtctcacttcggctcaggtcaccatctcttgGTTTGCGGGTTCGCGCCCTGCAtcggcctctctgctgtcagcgcggagcctgcttcggatcccatctccctctctttctccacccctcccctg contains the following coding sequences:
- the CHRM1 gene encoding muscarinic acetylcholine receptor M1; the encoded protein is MNTSAPPAVSPNITVLAPGKGPWQVAFIGITTGLLSLATVTGNLLVLISFKVNTELKTVNNYFLLSLACADLIIGTFSMNLYTTYLLMGHWALGTLACDLWLALDYVASNASVMNLLLISFDRYFSVTRPLSYRAKRTPRRAALMIGLAWLVSFILWAPAILFWQYLVGERTVLAGQCYIQFLSQPIITFGTAMAAFYLPVTVMCTLYWRIYRETENRARELAALQGSETPGKGGGSSSSSERSQRGTEGSPETPPGRCCRCCRAPRLLQAYSWKEEEEEDEGSMESLTSSEGEEPGSEVVIKMPMVDPEAQAPAKQPPRSSPNTVKRPTRKGRERAGKGQKPRGKEQLAKRKTFSLVKEKKAARTLSAILLAFILTWTPYNIMVLVSTFCKNCVPETLWELGYWLCYVNSTINPMCYALCNKAFRDTFRLLLLCRWDKRRWRKIPKRPGSVHRTPSRQC